In Alnus glutinosa chromosome 7, dhAlnGlut1.1, whole genome shotgun sequence, the sequence TCATGAGAATCGGGGGTAAGGATTGTTAAAAGTTTATTCTTATCAGGTTGTTTGGGATTATTCTTATCAGTAGGATCATGTCTTCATCTTTACAATTGTAGTCACAATAGCTTTTCTATATAAACGAGTCAGTAGCATATATAAGGGAAGATTCATTGAGTCAATTGATCAAGTATCTTGTTTGTGGTGTTGTGTTTGGTTATTGTTTGAACCGAGTTTCCAGGCCTCTGGAgtgttgttttgttgtgtttgagtaataaagcttttattcaccccacccaaaaaaaaaaaaaacccctttcCATATTTACAAATCCATCACAATCCATCAACGAAACTCAGTAAAATCCTATCACACCACCTGAGTAGGCAATAATTCACTATGTGCAGAGATAAATATATGTCACAAGCGAGCAATCTTATCAACCTTACCCACTGAATAGCTTTAGAACAATAATGACGATATTCAAAATTATGAGGGGCAGTCTCAAGAACTGGCATGCGTGTATGAGCCCTATGATCTGCCCTTTAAGTGAATTCCTCGCATCTCTTTGAATTTCTATCAAGGTCCATCCGCTTGGAGCAAGAAACCGATCCTCGTTCAGTATTGCCAATGAGTttgcaaaaagaagaaaggctTCAAGGAAAGTCCAGAAACCCATTTTCTGTACATGATCGATGAAGGAATCAACATTTCATTTTCAGTATAAAACACTTCATAGGAGGAATTGGTGGAAACTTTTCATTCATGCGTAAAGAATCTAGATGTTCTTGAAAGTACCTAAGTTGTCACCCAAGAGTCAGATATATTTGATTGAAAAGGGaaaagcataatatatatatacacaccacAAAAACAGCATACTTCTAAGCTTCTCTTTCTCATGATCTTTTGAGAGTTCTACAAGATTCTAACCTTGGCTCAAGTAGTAAAGAGTTGAGATTAGGCTTGGTAAGTGTTAGATTATTATCTCTCCTAGCAACTAAGGGAaaaagaagattctgcatataCATGTTGAATGACCTACTGGACATTGCAAGTTCACCAATGGTGACTGGCTGGTAACCTGACACAGAGGCAGGTAGGCTAATGCAGCTTGCTTCAATGCAAAGAATCTATACATCAATAACCAACACAAATGGGGTTGCTAATCCCCCTCATTCTCTCTAACTTGCTCTTAGTAGTAGGTTTGCTCTATCTTTGTGTTGTGGTATAGTTGATAACCTATATGGGAACTATCTAAGTTGGCCAATCAAAGCTGCCGTCAGAGCTAGGTAAGCATCAAGGTAAAGAACCCGAACCCTGTGAACACATGAACTCTAATTCTCCATAGAGATATTTGTACAAGATCCCTCCGGAAGGATTACCTTTCATTCTCTCCATCTGCAACTATCAACCGTTATTAGACTAACACATAACACTAGGCTACTTActatttttcccaaaaacatAGGATAAAGTTATATCAAACATATATACTGTCACAATCAATAGCCCTGAACAAACATTATggaaatatgttttttttttttttttggcaacatCATGGCCTCTCGAGTCCTACCCACACAAGAACTAAAATCCTTAACACTAAAATCCCCAGATGTGGGACTTTTCAAGCGAACAAATTGGTGATTATcacagaaaaaagaaattgatgaatCTCCAGTTAATCAGTCAAACAAAACCGATCAAAACATATCCAATACTGCTGTGTTGGTCCTacttaaaaaatttgaacataCTGATATAAGGTGCTTTCCGAAAACAAAATCATAGGAAGTCTCACCGGTGACAAGAAACAACCAGCGAAGGAATATATTGGACCCAGAAAACGACAACTCTCCCCGGCAAAGGCGTTGAGGCTTGACCCCTTGACCTTGCTGATTTCTACAACAACAGAAAACAGGGAGACCGAAGAGGAACAAGGATGTAAGAAGGAATGCCTTTCCCTTCTCGGAAGTATCTAACTTTGATAGGTCCACGTCTTCATCACAGTCGCATTTTTTCACATCCAACGGCTAGGAATGTCTCGCTGGCGTAAGCGGAAGCTAAGATCCGTTGGATTTAATCCATACTTGCTGTTTATTATCCACTAACCCGTGTGACTGGTCCGACCCGAATCGTCGCGACCCGGTAAGAACTTTTGCCTGTCCAAGATAGCCGTGAGGTCAAACATGGATAAACCCTCTTCGAATGAGTAATTCATTCAACCATGTCGTCACTTCAGCTAATCCCACCTTCTCTTTCGCTTCCACTCCTTCTAAGCTGTAAACTTCCAAGAGGTAACAGAGCTTCAGAGCCTCAAACACTCGCGCAAATTTCTAAGCCAAAGCGGAGCGTGGCTCGAGCTTCCATCAACGGCGACACAAATGGAGCTGTCGAGCCGCCAAAACCCACTCGCCGAGGCAGGAAAAAGGGATCCACTTCGTCCTCGCCCACCTCTCccccaaagaaaacaaagagtTCTAGAAAAACCCAAGCCGAGAAAGGCACAGTCGAAGCCAACGAACCAGACCCAGAATTCGGCGACTACGACGACGGAATCGATTTCCCGTACGACGACCCACCACTGATCTGCTGCTTCGGCGCCGCACGGAAAGAGTTTGTGCCCACGGTCCGAGTGTCCGACAACCAAATGCACCCGGACATCTACTCGGAGTGGAAGATGCTCCAGTGGGACCCGCCGGAGTTCGTGAGGGCCCCAGGTGGGCCCCCGTCCAACGTGGCGATATCGCACGTGAGGCTGGGCGGGCGAGCCGCGTTCATGGGCAAGGTTGGGAAGGACAAGCTTGGGGACGAGCTGGTGTTGGCGATGAACATGGAGAAGGTGCAGACGAGGGCTGTGAAGTTCGATGGGAATGCTAAGACGGCGCGCACGTACGTGAAGCTTAATTTTGACGATGAGAGGATGTGGGCGGAGACGGTGAAAGAGGCCGCTGAGGATTCGCTTCTTAGCTCTGAGTTGAACCTTGCTGTGCTCAAAGAGGTAATTACGTAAAAGAAAATCGTTGCTTTATAGCCTTTTCTACTCATTTAGTGTGAGAATTTGTGTTATTTTGTTGGAGTTTCACATTTGATTGAAAATGCTCTTGCACTGAATGTGAAATGTTTTTTTCTCTATCTTATCTGTTGCAGGctagaatttttcattttaattcaGAAGTTCTAACATCCCCCCCATTGCAATCAACCCTTTTTAGAGCGATTGCATGGTCTAAAAAGTTTGGAGGTCTTATATTTTTCGACTTGAATTTGCCCTTGCCTCTGTGGAGATCGCGTGATGAGACAAGGGAAATAATCAAGAAAGCCTGGAATGAAGCAAACATCATTGAGGTTTCAAGGCAAGAGCTTGAGTTTCTTCTAGATGAAGATTATTATGAGAGGAAAAGGAACTACAGGCCTCAATACTACGCTgataattttgatcaaaccaAGAGCCGGAGGCGAGATTATTACCATTATACCCGTGAGGAAATCTCTCCGTTGTGGCATGATGGTCTTAAATTTTTGTTCGTGACTGATGGAACTCTTCGAATTCATTACTATGCCCCTTCATTTGATGGTGTAGTGATCGGAACAGAGGATGTGCTCATCACCCCATTTACTTGCGATAGGACTGGTTCTGGTGATGCTGTTGTGGCAGGGATTATGCGAAAGTTGACCACAAACCCTGAGATGTTCGAAAATCAAGATGTTTTGGAGAGGCAGCTTCGTTTTGCAATTTCTGCAGGAATCATATCACAGTGGACTATTGGTGCAGTGAGAGGTTTTCCTACTGAGAGTGCAACACAAAATTTGAAAGAACAGGTTTATGTGCCTTCATTGTGGTAGAGCAGAACAGGTTTCTGTACCTTTAACGTGGCAGAGCAGATCCTGAAACATGATGGTTTCTATTTTCTGAGAAATTTATTGTATGTTATCAGGAGCTTTGAGAAACTGTCTGCCATGAAGGTGAGGGAGAAGTTTTTTAGAAGATTGCATGAATTGTTCTCTGGCATGGTCAAATTTATTGGATTCCGAATCATCTTGAATCACAGATTATAGGTGCACTTGATGTGCATTTTTTTGGTGAGATACATATTATCTCTTCTTACTGGAATCAGAGTTTTTGTAGtcagtactctctctctctctctctctctctctctctctctctctctctctctctctctcatatcgCCCTTTTTAGGTTAGCTTTGAAAGACTCAGTATAATCATCTGTAGTGTTTTTCTTATTGGCATGAGACCACACAAAATTGAGAAGATATCTGGTAGGAGCATGTGCAAATCAATTTCTGTGGTGAACTGTATCAATATTACATTCAAGTTGGCCATGATGCCCAATTTGGCAAGTCATCTCGACAACTGAATTAGGGGAAGAATAATGAATTAATGGAATTCTATAACTCTATATACTTGACAGGGATGATGTCGCTGTGCCAGTGTAGCTAAGCTAACCTGGTTTACCTCAAAATTATGCACCCATCTTCTCCACTCCCCTAAATTGCTGGTAAGGTTCTCTCCTGTCAAATCCCATGAGAAACTCAAAATTGTAGACCTTGTTGGCAGCCTTTGTTTTCAGGGTGGGAAGTAGTCCATTTCAAAAACACTCATCAGCGGTTATCTTATACTCAAATGTATGAGCCGCATAATCTCAATCAACCGAAACCCTATCTTTGTGCTGCAGCCTTAAGACGTCTGTGGTCAAGTTTTAGTCTAGTAAGTTGCTCCTGAGACTTGTTACAGACGCAACCGGGAAAAGGATTTGCATAAAAGTTCTCCTCCAGCCTTGGTGACTCTCCTGCCTGTCTAAGATATGGTGCTCCAAGCCTGTCAGAATGCAATTTCTTAACCTCCAAAGAAAATTCTTCTGAAGATATCGCTCCCTCATCCAGCTGATCGATCAGTCTAACAAAATTTAATCTGAAAACAGATGACTTTATATATCAGAAGACTGAGTTTATGTCCAAactaccttaaaaaaaattagtttaataAGAA encodes:
- the LOC133872331 gene encoding fructokinase-like 1, chloroplastic — translated: MSSLQLIPPSLSLPLLLSCKLPRGNRASEPQTLAQISKPKRSVARASINGDTNGAVEPPKPTRRGRKKGSTSSSPTSPPKKTKSSRKTQAEKGTVEANEPDPEFGDYDDGIDFPYDDPPLICCFGAARKEFVPTVRVSDNQMHPDIYSEWKMLQWDPPEFVRAPGGPPSNVAISHVRLGGRAAFMGKVGKDKLGDELVLAMNMEKVQTRAVKFDGNAKTARTYVKLNFDDERMWAETVKEAAEDSLLSSELNLAVLKEARIFHFNSEVLTSPPLQSTLFRAIAWSKKFGGLIFFDLNLPLPLWRSRDETREIIKKAWNEANIIEVSRQELEFLLDEDYYERKRNYRPQYYADNFDQTKSRRRDYYHYTREEISPLWHDGLKFLFVTDGTLRIHYYAPSFDGVVIGTEDVLITPFTCDRTGSGDAVVAGIMRKLTTNPEMFENQDVLERQLRFAISAGIISQWTIGAVRGFPTESATQNLKEQVYVPSLW
- the LOC133872332 gene encoding protein transport protein YOS1-like; translation: MGFWTFLEAFLLFANSLAILNEDRFLAPSGWTLIEIQRDARNSLKGQIIGLIHACQFLRLPLIILNIVIIVLKLFSG